Below is a genomic region from Fusobacterium nucleatum.
CCTATTATTATGGGAAGTAAATCTACTCTTTTAAAATCTAAATTAGGCGGTTTTGATGGTAGACAGTTAAAAATAGGAGATATTATCAACTTTAAAAATGTTAAAGTTTTATCTAAGAAAAATATTTTAGATAAAAAATATATTCCTGAGTATAAACATAATCAAAATATTAGAATAGTTTTAGGACCACAAGATAATTATTTTGATGAAAATTCTATAAAGATTTTGCTTGAAAATAAATATCAAGTTACAAAAGATGCTGATAGAATGGGAATGAGATTATTAGGAGAAGTTATAAAACACAAAGATAAGGCTGATATAATATCTGATGCAGCAGTCTTTGGTTCTATACAAGTTCCAGGTAATGGACAACCAATAATTCTACTAGCAGATAGACAAACAACAGGTGGATATACTAAAATTGCCACTGTTATAAAAGCTGATTTGCCTAAACTTGCTCAAATGGTTCCTAATGATACTATTGAATTTAGTCTTGTAAATGTTGAAGAAGCACAAAAAGAATATAAAGAATTTTATAATATTTTAGATGAAATAAAAGCATCATTTGTAATCAAGCCAAAAGTTTACACAGAAAAACAGTTATATGTAATGAAAAAATTATTTGGAAATAGAAGAAAATAAAAAAAGCCAATTGCAGATTTTAAAAAAATCTTTTGCAATTGGCTCTCTTTTTCTGTAAAATTTATTTGCACCAAAACTTACAGAAAGGAGTAATATCTCATGATTAAAGAAATACTATCCCTAGTTAATTTATCACATATTCTTAATTTTATCAACCCTTTTTTAACTCAACAACATTTTGAATATATTAAAGCTTCTATCAACAAATTTCTGATTTGTCGCGATATTAAAGCTGGCTTCATTAAATATACTTGTACTGAGTGTGGTCATTACCATACTATTCCTATTACTTGTAAATCTAGACTTTGTCCTTCTTGTGGTTTTAAATACTCTGCTACTTGGACTCAAAAAATGATTAATGATATTCTTAATATTCCTCACAGGCATATTCTTTTTACGATTCCTGAAGAATTAAGAGCTTTCTTCTCTTATGATAGAACTTTACTCTCTAAACTTGCTAAGGCTGTTAATGAAGTTATGAAATATCAATTTCATAATATGCACAAAAAAATCGCACGGAAATTTAAAGTTCCTAAATCTTCTCCTAATTATTTTACTAATTCTGATATTGTTCATTATGGACTTATTACTGTTATTCATACTTTTGGCAGAGATTTAAAATGGAATCCACATATACATGCTCTTGTTTCTCTTGGCGGTTTTACCAAAAATTTCACTTTTAAAAAGTTAGACTACTTTCATGTTCCCTCTATTGCTGGGCAATGAAAGTATCTTGTGCTTAATATTGTTCAAAATGGTAATTATCCTAATCTTAAAATTAAAAATCTTGCTCAAAAGGCTGTTTCTAAATTATACAAAGAAGATAAAAGATTATTCTTTAATGTAGGCTCTGGTGATGTTAATTCACCTAAAGGAATTGTAAAATATTTAGGTAGATATCTCGCTCGTGCTCCTATTGCTGAATACAAAATTACTTATTATGATAATGAAAAAGTTACTTTTTTCTTTAATGATTTAGCTGATGACAAAAAGAAAAAATATGTAACTATGGATATAGATAAATTTGTTCAACAAATTCTCATCCATTTACCTCCAAAAAATTTTAAAATGATTAATAGATTTGGATTTTATGGGCGCAATATTACAGCAAAATTGAGAAATATAGTTAAGAAATACAAAAAAAGTTTTTCTAAATCTGTATATTCTTTTTATGTAAAACAATCTATTGATACATTTGGTGTACATCCATTTATGTGTCCTTATTGTAAAATTATGATGGATATACAAGAAATATATGTAAGCTCAGGTTGGTATGGACGGACCATACATAAGATTTATTTCTAATAATTCTCTAATGAGTATTTTTCATTAGAGCTTTTTGTGATACAAATTTTTTAGTTATTTTAGATTTTTTTGAAAAAAAATATAATTCTTTATATTTAGTCCATACATGCTACTTAGGTTTTTCACATCTTTTTAAATTTATACTTTCCTAACAAATAAAAAAAGCCAATTGCAGATTTTAAAAAAATCTTTTGCAATTGGCTCTCTTTTTCTGTAAAATTTATTTGCACCAAAACTTACAGAAAGGAGTAATATCTCATGATTAAAGAAATACTATCCCTAGTTAATTTATCACATATTCTTAATTTTATCAACCCTTTTTTAACTCAACAACATTTTGAATATATTAAAGCTTCTATCAACAAATTTCTGATTTGTCGCGATATTAAAGCTGGCTTCATTAAATATACTTGTACTGAGTGTGGTCATTACCATACTATTCCTATTACTTGTAAATCTAGACTTTGTCCTTCTTGTGGTTTTAAATACTCTGCTACTTGGACTCAAAAAATGATTAATGATATTCTTAATATTCCTCACAGGCATATTCTTTTTACGATTCCTGAAGAATTAAGAGCTTTCTTCTCTTATGATAGAACTTTACTCTCTAAACTTGCTAAGGCTGTTAATGAAGTTATGAAATATCAATTTCATAATATGCACAAAAAAATTGCACGGAAATTTAAAGTTCCTAAATCTTCTCCTAATTATTTTACTAATTCTGATATTGTTCATTATGGACTTATTACTGTTATTCATACTTTTGGCAGAGATTTAAAATGGAATCCACATATACATGCTCTTGTTTCTCTTGGCGGTTTTACCAAAAATTTCACTTTTAAAAAGTTAGACTACTTTCATGTTCCCTCTATTGCTGGGCAATGAAAGTATCTTGTGCTTAATATTGTTCAAAATGGTAATTATCCTAATCTTAAAATTAAAAATCTTGCTCAAAAGGCTGTTTCTAAATTATACAAAGAAGATAAAAGATTATTCTTTAATGTAGGCTCTGGTGATGTTAATTCACCTAAAGGAATTGTAAAATATTTAGGTAGA
It encodes:
- a CDS encoding biotin-dependent carboxyltransferase family protein; protein product: MPSIKVHKSGLCTTVQDIGRIGYQQFGIPVSGVMDEFAFTVANYLVESDKNNAVLEIPFLGPTLEFDFDATIAITGADIQSKINNQEVKMWQSINIKKGDTLSFGGLKTGIRTYLAFSAEIDVPIIMGSKSTLLKSKLGGFDGRQLKIGDIINFKNVKVLSKKNILDKKYIPEYKHNQNIRIVLGPQDNYFDENSIKILLENKYQVTKDADRMGMRLLGEVIKHKDKADIISDAAVFGSIQVPGNGQPIILLADRQTTGGYTKIATVIKADLPKLAQMVPNDTIEFSLVNVEEAQKEYKEFYNILDEIKASFVIKPKVYTEKQLYVMKKLFGNRRK